The window GATCCCCGCCCGGTACAGCAGCTCCGCCCGGTACACGTTGCCGATGCCCGCGACGACCGACTGATCCATGAGCAGGATGCCGATCGGCGTGCGCTTGGCGAGCACGGCGCGCGTGAAGCGGTCCTCGGCGGCGCGACCGTGATCCACGAGCGGGTCGGGGCCGAGCTTCGCGAGTTGCGCATCGACCTCGGCCGGCGTCATCACGACGCACGCGGTGGGCCCCCGGAGGTCCGCACAGGTCGCCTCGGTCAGCAGGCGCACGCGAACCTGCCCGACCGGCTCGGGTGGCCACTCGCCGAGTTCCTGCTCGCGCTCGTCCTCGGCCATGCGGACCCGTGTCCGGCGCGGTGCGCCGATCGACGTGAGCGAGGTCTCGCCCCGCGAGTCCTCGATGCGCGTGACCTCACGACGACGCGAGTACTCCCCCGTCTGCCCGAGGGTCGTCGACACGTCGCCGGAGAAATCCCACGCACCGTAGAGACCGAGGTGGACACGGAGCCATTCGTCGCCCTCGAACTCCGAGAACATCTGTTTCCCGACCGCGAACGTGCGCAGCATGACGCGACCGTCGAGCTCCGCCGCCCCCTCCGCGAAACGCCCCTGGGGCGAACTGACGGCGACGCGGTGCCCCGCGAAGTTGGCCTCGAACTGTCGTGCGATGCGGTGGACGGAATGCCCTTCGGGCACTCCTAGGCCCCCGCGCCCGCACCGAGGACGACGGGCACCTCGCCCCGACCGATCGCATCGACCACGCGATCGGCGATGTCGCCCGTGCGCTCGAACTCGGCGAGCTGCGAGATGCGACGCACGTGCCGCTCGTCACCCGGGAACGGCTCCGCGAGGAAGGCGTCGATGAAGGCGATCGCCTCGTCCACACCGTGCTGCCGCGCACCGATCGAGATGACGTTCGCGTTGTTGTGTTCACGCGCGAGCTTCGCGGTGTCCAGGTTCCAGACGAGCGCCGCCCGGATGCCGCGCACCTTGTTCGCCGCGATCTGCTCACCGTTGCCCGAGCCGCCGAAGACGACCCCGAGCGATTCGACGCCGTTCGACCAGTCCTCCGCGACCGCGAGCGCCGCGTTGATGCAGAACGAGGGGTAGTCGTCGAGCGCGTCGTACTCCGCGGGCCCGTGGTCGACGACCTCGTGTCCCGCGAGACGCAGGTGTTCCTGGAGCGTGCGCGAGAACTCGAGACCGGCGTGGTCCGTCGCGACGTGCACGCGCATCAGTCGAACACCGGGCCGCGCGTCCGGGAGCGCTTGAGCTCGAAGAACCCGTCGTAAGACGCCGCCATGACGACGCCGTCGAACAGGCGTACGGCCTCCTCGCCCTTCGGTGCGGGCGAGATGACGGGGCCGAAGAACGCGACGCCGTCGACCGCGATGACGGGCGTCCCGACATCCTCGCCGACGCGGCCGATGCCGTCCTCGTGGCTCGCGCCGTAGACGGCGTCGAACTCGCCCGCGGCCGCGCGGTCGACGATCTCCTGCGGGATGCCGACCTCGGCGACCGCCTCGGGCAGCACCGTGTCGTCGTCCGAGCCGCGGCCCTCGACGTGGATGCGCGTGCCGAGCGCGTCGTAAAGCTCCTTGACCTTCTCGGGACCGAGCTCCTGACCGACGCCGGCGACGACCTTGCCGAGCTGCATCGAGCGCTGCGCGAACGTCTTGTAGCGCTCCGGCACGTCCTCGCGGTTTTCGTTGAGCAGCCCCAGGCTCATGATGTGCCACGTGAGATCGAAGTCGCGGTATTTCGCGACCTCGTCGATCCACCGGGAGGTCATCCACGCCCACGGGCACACGGGGTCGAACCAGAAATCGACCGTGATCTTGTCAGCCATGTCCCCAGATTACCGGTGCGACACCGCCGGGCGGGCCGCCCCGTCACGCTTCCGGCGAACGGCCGGAATCGGCGCCGTGATCCGGGCCGGCGCGCGGAACGACGGTGCACACGGCACCGCACAACCGTGCGACGGCGTTCCGTACGGCCACGGAATCCGCGTGGCACGCGCGACCGTCGGCGACCGCACGCGGGCGCCGGCACTAGGCTTTGGGCAGTTTCTGTAAGCCGT is drawn from Pseudoclavibacter chungangensis and contains these coding sequences:
- a CDS encoding Fpg/Nei family DNA glycosylase, which codes for MPEGHSVHRIARQFEANFAGHRVAVSSPQGRFAEGAAELDGRVMLRTFAVGKQMFSEFEGDEWLRVHLGLYGAWDFSGDVSTTLGQTGEYSRRREVTRIEDSRGETSLTSIGAPRRTRVRMAEDEREQELGEWPPEPVGQVRVRLLTEATCADLRGPTACVVMTPAEVDAQLAKLGPDPLVDHGRAAEDRFTRAVLAKRTPIGILLMDQSVVAGIGNVYRAELLYRAGIDPHTPGSALTEEQVRALWRDWRKLLRIGVEVGQMMTMDGLRGKRKEDALRHREDRHWVYGRAGEPCRVCGTPIALEEMQARKLYWCPGCQH
- a CDS encoding ribose-5-phosphate isomerase encodes the protein MRVHVATDHAGLEFSRTLQEHLRLAGHEVVDHGPAEYDALDDYPSFCINAALAVAEDWSNGVESLGVVFGGSGNGEQIAANKVRGIRAALVWNLDTAKLAREHNNANVISIGARQHGVDEAIAFIDAFLAEPFPGDERHVRRISQLAEFERTGDIADRVVDAIGRGEVPVVLGAGAGA
- a CDS encoding DsbA family protein; its protein translation is MADKITVDFWFDPVCPWAWMTSRWIDEVAKYRDFDLTWHIMSLGLLNENREDVPERYKTFAQRSMQLGKVVAGVGQELGPEKVKELYDALGTRIHVEGRGSDDDTVLPEAVAEVGIPQEIVDRAAAGEFDAVYGASHEDGIGRVGEDVGTPVIAVDGVAFFGPVISPAPKGEEAVRLFDGVVMAASYDGFFELKRSRTRGPVFD